ACCTTCAAAGGCTTTCTTCCGATGTTTCCAACCACACGATCAAGCATGTTTGCAATCTATGAAAGCAAATGAGATAACCAACGTTTGTCAGATGCGTGTTCCTGATGTTTCCTCCAGTGTGAGAGGCATAACAACTGAGAAACAAGTTACAAGGTTGCTTTCAAAGAGCCCTGAGGCTGAGCTAGTAATGTAACTGTGGTTAAGTTGGAGCTCCTCCAGTGTCAAAAACCCCGCAATGTCTTTGTATTTCTAGAAGATTATTATACGTTATGACCTTAACTAAACTCTCAATGCATCTCTACTCATACTCAACATCCACTAACCCACAACATTGCCATCCAATTATACAGAAAAGATTCAACAAACGATTGATCTCATTCTACATATTCCACTATCTACAGTCTTGTTACCTCCTTTAAGACCTCGAAAGAAGGCTACAAACCAATAAACTCTACTCctaatatatagaatatttacctTCTCATCGTCCACACTTTCCACCATCACAAGGTTAGGCACTCCAGCTGATCAAACAAgcaaacaaatcaaagaatcaAGACCAGAACATATCAAACACATACATAGAAACTCAGCATTACACTCAAATTCAGACCAATTCAGTATAACCGAATAACAGAACTAACGTCTCAAAACCAATGAACCAACAACAACACTTACTTAGCAAAGGCTTCACTTTGTTACTCTGCAGATTCCCAATGAAATGCCATTCTATATCTTCAGGAAGCTTCAATTTCAAAtcgcaaaaaacaaaaaaaaaaagatcagactttttaaatccaaatattaccaaaaagattcaaactttcaaaACTGATTCGAACCTGTGGGGCCTTCTCAATGATCTCCTGCACGTAGTTCTCCCCAAAAGACCTCTGACCCGCGTCGTACACTTGCCGAATCAGAGAAACTGGCTTCGTCTTGCTCACCGCTACGACCCGTATCCGATCCGACGCGCGACCCGCTTTCTCCGCCGCCTTGTTCACCCGCTGAAACACCGATCGCAAAGCCGCCACGCCATCCATCGCCGCCGCTGACATGACCGGTTCCGCCACGTGTCCTGATGGCTCGTTCGTGTGCGTGTCTTTGTTTTCGAGATCGTTCATCGAAAGCTGATAGCTTCCTTTTTTCTTAATCACACTCTCTGGTCACAGTTTTGTGGAAGAGAATGACGTAGACGTGCATTATACGCTGCGTTTCGATGAAAGACAAATGAACgaaaatactataaaaataaaagttaaccGCAGTAAATCGAAATTGGGACGCTATTACAGCCCTGACCTATACAgcgtaaatgttttttttacagtGCAACTATATTTTCTTGTTACATAATTAAGTTTCCTTTATTGGTAAATGGTAGTGATTCCTACGAAAAATTTACTATAAATTGcgggaaacaaaaaaaaaagcgaatTATCAAAAGGAAAAAGGCAACAAGATATGCTAAATTCTTTTTATCCCAAACTTGTAgtatacaaaaaaaaggaatgaaacAGAATAAAAGAGGGTGTGCGATCATGCTTTTGCCTTTTAAGGAAACATGTTCTAATGCTTTTAGAAGATTCTGTTCTCATTGCTTTGAACTCCACAAGTGACAGGAGCTTTGGCTCTCACTCTCCTCAACTCAAGTACCAAAAGATTCCACCCCCAACGCCAATAGCTCGGCCCGCTGAAACCGCCGTCACCGTTCCTGATAACCACAAATTGTTCGGTTTAGATCAGATCACTAGTCACAACTCACAagtacttaattattttttatcaaaattgaatacaaaatcatatagtAATAAGATGACCAAACATATATCATATGGTAATAATAGTAACCTTGCTTAGTTACCTGCGACTGCTCCAATGCGTTTATGCTTTATGAGGTTAGGATCTGCGAAATATATCAAAAAGAttcaatctatatataatagcaaacatGATTTTGTCCTCCTATGAAATCAATCTTTATATAATAGCAAACATGATTTTGTCCTCCTATGAAATCATCATtttttaataggaaaaaaaagtttgatccAATGGTCagcatttttcatattttatgatCTAATGGATATAAAACACTCTTTCTATAGATGatgatgtcatcaatttttttggcAACTCTTCTATCAACAGACATCTATTTTAAACAACACATCATTTTAAGAGACACAATGACAACTCTTCTTTCAACCGTCATCTATTTGAAACAACACATCTTTTTAAAAGACCcaaataatacattttcatcTAAACAACACATCCNNNNNNNNNNNNNNNNNNNNNNNNNNNNNNNNNNNNNNNNNNNNNNNNNNNNNNNNNNNNNNNNNNNNNNNNNNNNNNNNNNNNNNNNNNNNNNNNNNNNNNNNNNTTGTCagccaaaaaattatatttgacaaaactttctttatttattaaaacaatgCATCCTTTCGCAAACATACCTTTTcctaattttaagtattttttatatatcgaaGCAACACATCCCTTAACAaacatatgttttcattattatttaaaacaatgcATCCCTTAGCAACATAAATtttcctaattaaaataatttttcaaaaaaatctgaaGAGATACAATCCGACGGCCGTAATTGTTTGTTTAATTATCTAATGGtccaaaattattttggtgTATTTCTTAAGTCGTATCGCAACTTTTTCTGAAGAGTTTTCATCTGAAAAAACACACACCTTCTAGAGTTGTCCTTGATGTACCTTTTCATGATCTATATATTGAactttttacagcaaaaatctattaaaaatatacctGGTTATTTATCttctatttcattttttgtatttgtttttgatCTCTGTCAAGGTATGTCATCTTCTCCCTCCTTTTAAGTCACATAGTCATTATTGAATAGTTTATCTGTTTACGGTGAGAGTTATCACtaggttttgatggtttttaaGAAGTAGAGATCAAAGCCTTactacttttaaataaatatcgtTAACGTATCACGAAGAGTTTCGCATGGGGAAGTTTGTATTACAGAAAATCATTAGTATTTGTATAAGAAAATACACAAGACGACACTCATTATAAAGTCACTAAATATAGGGGTCAGACAGTGAGTGGAAATAATGGATTTGAGAGATATCTCGACTGAATAATTAACGACGTAACTTGCGATTTATACATTTAATTTCCGTGTTGTATGAAAGAAATATCTgattcatttgttttttcttcagaGCCTTTCATTCCATTTGTTTAAGATCAGTTAATACAAAACCACTATTGCATAAACTATCGCAAGCGACCTTTGTTGTTGTCGCCAGGACGTTAGGATTCTAAAATCAGATTGCAAGTCTCATTTTAAAAAGTAGAGTAACTTCAGTCtcagatttattattttttttatatgcaacTTCCATTGTAAAATAAATCAGATTGCACGTCTCATTTTGATCTCCGTGTTGTCTCCTCCACGTCTCCATCATTTGGATCCATTTCGTTGGATTTTGATGGCACGACTGCTTCTTCCGGTAGTTGTGTCCCGTGACGACAACAACGGTTGTTCTTCCTCAACCAAATAAAAGCCAATAGATGAAGAGTAGAGAGGAGAGAGCGATGGTGAAGTCTGTATTAGCATTAAACATAAACAAACGTTTTGGGTGAAATGAGATGACTGGAATGAAACAAAGGCTAATGGTTTCACGTGGGGCAATGGGTTTTTGGTTCCAAGAGGATTTGTATAACTCAATGATTTACAATGGTGAAAATACTCAGAAAATGTTTATTACTCATTAACCAACAAATTCACGCTTCTGCTGGACAGTTATTTAATCTTTGAATATTagtcaattataaaaatattgccaaaaaataaaagtcagttatataaaatactataaaagTTTTGAgaatattaatattgttgtaaaacTTTATTAGACATGCACGTGTTGCAATGTTTTACCAGCAGGTGGACATAGAGTGTCAAATGCAATAAAAGTAAcattttttatacattaaatatataatatacaccaTATGGCGTCACTTTGACATTAGtatattaatttctttaaaaaaaagcatCACTTTAACATtagtattttagtatatttatatatacaccaATGGCATCActttaataaatcatttatatacaACAATTGTTTGACCAAAGAAATCACACCAAGTGCCACTTTGAcattagttaatatattttatctaaaatcaaATTCGTATAATCTCATTTTTCATCttcaatctttttaatttttaactatatcattatatatatatatatatatatatattaacaaatatttatatattatcattttaaaacatttaatatataatcatttctaaaataatatttaaaagtaatattgattattaaagggataatttgaaaaatataccatttatgatttagaatttgaaaactacatttattttttatattttttgaaaattacactttCCTACATGTGAAAAGACATTTTTATCTTAATgttaattaaaactgaaaaaataaagtaattgaAAATTGAAACTACTACGTTTGAGATAGGTATATATATTCCTCAATCATACGATTCTGTTAGCATTTTATATTAGATcaatatttatactttaatttgaTATACGTTCAATCTATGATTGAACTTTAATTTGATATACGTTCAATcaatatttatactttaatttgaTATACGTTCAATcaatatttatactttaatttgaTATACGTTCAATcaatatttatactttaatttgaTATACGTTCAATcaatatttatactttaatttgaTATACGTTCAATcaatatttatactttaatttgaTATACGTTCAATcaatatttatactttaatttgaTATACGTTCAATcaatatttatactttaatttgaTATACGTTCAATcaatatttatactttaatttgaTATACGTTCAATCTATGATTGAAttatagattatattttgaTAGATTTTCTACCATGATCATTACTGTTTTTTGGTATGTATTTGCCATACCCAGATTTAGGTTTCCAAGAACCTCATTAATTTTGAAGAATTATGTAcgattgaaatattattatgtttacttTTCTGTTCGTCCATCTTTACAGTGGTggttgttatttatttagtttaaactTTAGAATTTGATGCAATGTAAAACAAACATTTGATTCTGTTTGTTTAAGTTATTTCATCACACATGAAATATATATGCAGTTCAAAAACAaagtaatagaaaaataaaggaaaaaaagagatCTAATAGTTTCAAATCAAAGAAAACAATACCAAACATTTAACGATGCAAAGTGGAGAAGATACACTTTATAATTTGAGTAGTGTTTCAAAAAGTGTTTAAACAAGCTCTATGCTTTGATTAAAATTGGAGAACAAGAAAAAGAGTGGTGGTGACGTCTCAATTGTATAGGTAAAAactatttctgttttttttcattaaaattatcaatgtagatattaagataattataaaaatttaaattggatAATTAAgtcatttcataatatataagtgtatttttctaaaaagctaaaaactgatgtagatttcaaaatataatcttattggaaggtaattttccaaattttcccaTTATTAAACCTAATACTTTTGAAGCGTTGCGTCActgtaaaattagtattttcaatattttttataatacggtatttaga
This window of the Brassica oleracea var. oleracea cultivar TO1000 unplaced genomic scaffold, BOL UnpScaffold00957, whole genome shotgun sequence genome carries:
- the LOC106320557 gene encoding proline synthase co-transcribed bacterial homolog protein, encoding MNDLENKDTHTNEPSGHVAEPVMSAAAMDGVAALRSVFQRVNKAAEKAGRASDRIRVVAVSKTKPVSLIRQVYDAGQRSFGENYVQEIIEKAPQLPEDIEWHFIGNLQSNKVKPLLTGVPNLVMVESVDDEKIANMLDRVVGNIGRKPLKVLVQVNTSGEESKFGVEPCGCVGLAKHVKEACSNLEFSGLMTIGMADYTSTPENFKMLAKCRSEVCEALGIPEEQCELSMGMSGDFELAIELGSTNVRIGSTIFGAREYPKKK